Proteins encoded within one genomic window of Humulus lupulus chromosome 1, drHumLupu1.1, whole genome shotgun sequence:
- the LOC133823940 gene encoding DNA polymerase epsilon catalytic subunit A-like — protein sequence MAGVVTYTGAKIIQNARILVEKIGKSLELDTDGIWCALPGSFPENFTFKTKDLKKKLTISYPCVMLNVDVAENNTNDQYQTLTDPLTKSYTTHSECSIEFEVDGPYKAMIIPASKEEGILIKKRYAVFNDDGTLAKLKGFEIKRRGELKLIKVFQAELFDKFLNGSTLVECYSAVASVANRWLDLLDNQGKDIADSELLDYIFESSTMSKSIADYQSHHRHSQ from the exons ATGGCTGGAGTGGTTACATATACTGGGGCTAAAATTATTCAGAATGCTCGCATACTGGTTGAAAAGATTGGAAAGTCACTTGAGTTAGATACAGATGGTATCTGGTGTGCACTTCCTGGATCTTTTCCAGAGAACTTTACTTTCAAAACAAA AGATTTGAAGAAGAAGCTGACTATCTCATATCCATGTGTTATGTTGAATGTTGATGTAGcagaaaacaatacaaatgatcAGTACCAG ACCTTGACAGATCCTTTGACCAAATCTTATACAACACATAGTGAATGCTCAATTGAATTTGAAGTGGATGGACCATACAAG GCAATGATTATTCCAGCTTCAAAAGAAGAGGGAATTTTGATTAAGAAGCGATATGCAGTTTTCAACGATGATGGGACCCTTGCTAAACTTAAAGGTTTTGAAATTAAGCGTAGAGGTGAGCTGAAGCTCATCAAAGTTTTCCAG GCTGAGCTTTTCGACAAGTTTCTCAATGGCTCAACCTTAGTGGAATGCTATTCAGCTGTTGCTTCTGTTGCCAACCGCTGGCTTGATCTTCTTGAT AATCAAGGAAAGGATATTGCGGACAGTGAGTTGCTCGATTATATATTTGAATCAAGTACCATGAGTAAGTCTATAGCAGACTACCAAAGTCATCATCGACATTCACAATAA
- the LOC133821810 gene encoding DNA polymerase epsilon catalytic subunit A-like — protein MKKQIESEFVDGTDSQLAKSFLDLPKAEQQLRLKDRLKKYCQKAYKRVLDKTVTEVREAGICMRENAFYIDTVRR, from the exons ATGAAGAAGCAAATTGAGTCAGAGTTTGTTGATGGCACTGATAGCCAGTTAGCAAAATCTTTTCTTGACCTACCTAAGGCAGAACAACAATTGAGACTGAAAGATCGTTTAAAGAAATATTGTCAGAAG GCATATAAACGAGTATTGGATAAGACAGTTACTGAAGTTCGGGAAGCAGGAATATGCATGAGGGAGAATGCATTCTATATTGACACTGTTCGCAGGTGA